In Beijerinckiaceae bacterium, the sequence AGTTCGAAGTCGGCGCCCCAGCCAAATGAGAGCGTGTTGGGCTTGAAAAACAATTCCAAGGACGAATTCACAATATCCTGGATATTGGCTAACTTCTCGTCCCGGATATAGGCAATATAGTCGGCGGGATCGACCAGCCGCAGCTCGGCCGCAACGGCTTCCAAGCCCACGCTGAGATCGATCGCCCGGAGCTCGACATGCCCACGTCGCTGGCTGCGCAACATTGCAAATGCTTTCACTTGATCGCTGTCTTGCCGCGACTCTTAGCATAGAGAATGTGAATTAACTCTGCCACAGCCTTATAAAATTCAGGTGGAATGCTTCTGTCGATTTCGACGCTGTCATACATGGATCTCGCCAAGGCTTTGTCTTCGACAATCGGAATTGAATGCTTCTCGGCCAGCTCTCGAATCTTAAGCGCCACCAGATCCTTTCCCTTGGATAGAACCAGGGGCGCGCCGCCTTCCTCACGTATATAGCGGAGCGCGATGGCATAATGGGTCGGATTGGCGATGACTAAAGTTGCTCTGGGCACTGCAGCGATCATGCTTTTACGCCGGCGATCGAGCGCCAATGAACGCAGCCTGGCTTTCATCAAGGGATCGCCCTCGATCTGCTTGAACTCCTCCTTGATCTCCTGTTTGCTCATGCGAATATCCCGACGCCAATGCGCGCGAACCCACAAGAGATCGACCGCGAGGAGAACGATCGTCGCGACACAGACAATCGCCAAAAGACGCGTGGCGATCATCAAAATCAATTCGGGTATTGCATCCGGATCCATCGCCATGGCATCGATCAGATTGTTACGCTGCCACTGAAAAAGGATGAAGATCATTACGCTGATGAGCATCAATTTGCACACGCTCTTGATAAATTCCAGCTGGCCGCGTGCGCTGAATATGCGGTGCCACCCATTGACCAAAGATATGCGTTTAGGGTCCGGTCTGATGCGATCAAACACAATTCGGGGCGGATGCTGAAGGAAGTTAGACGCAAGCCCCGCGGCAAGCAGCGCTGAAAATACGGGAATCAAGAGGCGCGCTATTTCCCAAGCCAAAACCTTGAAGAGGGAAACCGCATCAACGCTGGTTTGCAGCGACCATCCAGTGGGATCGCTGGACAATTGTTCGAGGATAAAACTTGTCGATTTGAGAAAGTCTCGCGCCATAAAGACGGCAACCGCCAACATCGCGACGATGGTTGCAAAAGTTGCTGCCTCGCGGGAGACGGGAAGGTTGCCGCGCTCCGTTTCGTCAGAAATCTTTTTCTCAGTTGCCTCTTCGGTTCTGCTGTCTTTGTCGGCTGATTGCTCCATCGCGGTTCAATGCCAGATCAATCTAAAAACTCTTCCTCATCTTCGGACGAATTGAGTT encodes:
- the flhB gene encoding flagellar biosynthesis protein FlhB (membrane protein responsible for substrate specificity switching from rod/hook-type export to filament-type export; Bradyrhizobium has one thick flagellum and several thin flagella; the Bradyrhizobium protein in this cluster is associated with the thin flagella), whose translation is MEQSADKDSRTEEATEKKISDETERGNLPVSREAATFATIVAMLAVAVFMARDFLKSTSFILEQLSSDPTGWSLQTSVDAVSLFKVLAWEIARLLIPVFSALLAAGLASNFLQHPPRIVFDRIRPDPKRISLVNGWHRIFSARGQLEFIKSVCKLMLISVMIFILFQWQRNNLIDAMAMDPDAIPELILMIATRLLAIVCVATIVLLAVDLLWVRAHWRRDIRMSKQEIKEEFKQIEGDPLMKARLRSLALDRRRKSMIAAVPRATLVIANPTHYAIALRYIREEGGAPLVLSKGKDLVALKIRELAEKHSIPIVEDKALARSMYDSVEIDRSIPPEFYKAVAELIHILYAKSRGKTAIK